The following coding sequences are from one Gemmatimonadota bacterium window:
- a CDS encoding PEP-CTERM sorting domain-containing protein, with amino-acid sequence MCCIRLAQPMVCALVPGSGPGLANEEGRGAIPVPRPEVYMRLSTYARFLALTALLVPMTPQGASGQLPANFGTTTPLIATGDPLTFSYYGWENTTVYGHTLWAMTVADYSNNLGSNCYAWAGGGSCTGTAMFTKNYGVATNPYLVQPNPAPPLTYNLTWLAGSELVLALQVNMNNNWMWFFSGAASRNADGLGHVGYFGTAGVAGNQGVGVIPGTQGLYAFGFEDVYYNNSDWDFDNAIFAVNGDGISPPTDVVPEPATMTLIGSGLIGLAAARKRRRIAPDV; translated from the coding sequence ATGTGTTGCATAAGACTCGCTCAGCCAATGGTTTGTGCGCTGGTCCCCGGATCTGGCCCCGGCCTTGCAAATGAGGAGGGGCGAGGCGCCATCCCGGTGCCGAGACCCGAGGTCTATATGCGGTTGTCCACATACGCTCGTTTCCTCGCCCTGACGGCGTTGCTCGTCCCCATGACCCCCCAAGGGGCTTCCGGGCAGCTGCCGGCGAACTTCGGCACCACGACGCCGTTGATCGCGACGGGCGATCCGCTGACGTTCTCGTACTACGGCTGGGAGAACACGACGGTCTACGGTCACACCCTCTGGGCCATGACGGTTGCCGACTACAGCAACAACCTGGGCAGCAACTGTTACGCGTGGGCTGGCGGCGGCAGCTGCACCGGCACGGCGATGTTCACCAAGAACTACGGCGTGGCGACCAATCCATACCTCGTGCAGCCGAACCCCGCCCCGCCGTTGACCTACAACCTCACGTGGCTGGCGGGCAGCGAGCTGGTGCTGGCGCTGCAAGTCAACATGAACAACAACTGGATGTGGTTCTTCTCCGGCGCCGCCTCGCGCAATGCGGATGGTCTCGGCCACGTCGGCTACTTCGGCACCGCCGGGGTCGCGGGCAACCAGGGCGTCGGGGTGATCCCCGGCACCCAGGGCCTGTATGCGTTCGGCTTCGAGGACGTCTACTACAACAACAGCGACTGGGACTTCGACAACGCGATCTTCGCGGTCAACGGCGACGGCATTTCCCCGCCGACCGATGTCGTCCCGGAACCGGCGACGATGACGTTGATCGGGTCCGGCCTGATCGGCCTCGCGGCAGCCCGCAAGCGGCGCCGGATTGCTCCGGATGTCTGA
- a CDS encoding glycosyltransferase, translating into MSSTRLGDHLVQRGLITEMQLAVALQQQERTGERLGRLLLILGSIRRLDLGRALAELWQLPFIMITPETVSPAVAQRFPLEATLKFRAVPIRDDGTTLTVAVADQPSADLRETLAVVYPGRVLDVRVTTEWDIDQAIAIANRRKVVDTSIYGLYFRDQAESAFTVFTLPQYLLFGTALIALMLGLWAAPLTTLFALNVPITLFFVTVVAFRTVVGVSGAAAETTVTITDDEVQALRDRDLPSYSILVPAYREAAVIGRLLTSLKALDYPADKLDILLLLEEDDADTLAAAKAASPGANVRLLVVPSGQPQTKPKACNVGLLFAQGEYLVIYDAEDQPEPDQLKKAVLAFRRGPKELICLQAALNYYNWNENFLTRMFTLEYSFWFDYLLPGLDKLRMPIPLGGTSNHFKTPVLRELGGWDPFNVTEDADLGIRAAMHGYRVGIVNSTTYEEANKHLGNWLRQRSRWIKGYMQTALVFSRDPIGLVRRAGLRQALGFALLIGGTPLIFLFQPISILLTLVWVVTRTTALDPLFPPAILYLSLFNLLLGNALAIYINMFAVFKRRLHPLVLFALLNPLYWMLHSIASYKALGQLFTRPYYWEKTTHGLTRHPASSH; encoded by the coding sequence GTGAGCTCGACCCGGCTGGGTGATCATCTCGTCCAGCGTGGGCTGATCACCGAGATGCAGCTCGCCGTGGCGCTCCAGCAGCAGGAGCGCACCGGCGAGCGACTCGGCCGTCTGCTCCTGATCCTCGGCAGCATCCGCCGCCTGGATCTGGGGCGCGCCCTCGCCGAGCTCTGGCAACTCCCGTTCATCATGATCACCCCGGAGACGGTGTCGCCGGCGGTGGCGCAGCGCTTCCCGCTCGAGGCGACGCTGAAGTTCCGCGCCGTGCCGATCCGCGACGACGGCACCACGCTCACGGTGGCGGTCGCCGACCAGCCGTCGGCCGACCTGCGCGAGACCCTCGCCGTCGTCTATCCGGGGCGTGTGCTCGACGTGCGGGTCACCACGGAATGGGACATCGACCAGGCGATCGCAATCGCCAACCGCCGCAAGGTGGTCGACACCTCGATCTACGGCCTCTACTTCCGCGACCAGGCGGAGAGCGCCTTCACGGTCTTCACGCTGCCGCAGTACCTGCTCTTCGGCACCGCGCTGATCGCCCTGATGCTCGGGCTCTGGGCCGCGCCGCTGACCACGCTCTTCGCCCTCAACGTCCCGATCACGCTCTTCTTCGTCACGGTGGTGGCGTTCCGCACCGTCGTGGGCGTGAGTGGCGCAGCGGCCGAAACGACGGTGACGATCACCGACGACGAGGTGCAGGCGCTGCGGGATCGCGACCTGCCGTCGTACAGCATCCTGGTGCCGGCCTATCGCGAGGCGGCGGTCATCGGACGCCTGCTCACCTCGCTCAAGGCCCTCGACTATCCCGCCGACAAGCTCGACATCCTGCTGCTGCTCGAGGAGGATGACGCCGATACGCTCGCCGCCGCGAAGGCGGCGTCGCCGGGGGCCAATGTGCGGTTGCTGGTGGTGCCGAGCGGCCAACCGCAGACCAAGCCGAAGGCGTGCAACGTCGGGCTGTTGTTCGCGCAGGGCGAATACCTGGTGATCTACGATGCCGAGGACCAGCCGGAACCGGACCAGCTGAAGAAGGCCGTGCTCGCCTTCCGCCGCGGGCCGAAGGAATTGATCTGCCTGCAGGCCGCGCTGAACTACTACAACTGGAACGAGAACTTCCTCACGCGGATGTTCACGCTCGAGTACTCGTTCTGGTTCGACTACCTGCTGCCGGGGCTCGACAAGTTGCGGATGCCGATCCCGCTGGGCGGCACGAGCAACCATTTCAAGACCCCGGTGCTCCGCGAGCTTGGCGGCTGGGATCCCTTCAACGTCACCGAGGACGCCGACCTCGGCATTCGGGCCGCGATGCACGGCTATCGTGTCGGCATCGTCAATTCGACGACGTACGAAGAAGCGAACAAGCACCTCGGCAACTGGCTCCGGCAGCGCTCGCGCTGGATCAAGGGCTACATGCAGACCGCGCTGGTCTTTTCGCGCGACCCGATCGGCCTGGTGCGCCGCGCCGGGCTGCGGCAGGCGCTGGGCTTCGCGCTGCTGATTGGCGGCACGCCGCTGATCTTTCTCTTCCAGCCGATCTCGATCCTGTTGACGCTGGTGTGGGTGGTGACGCGGACCACCGCGCTCGATCCGCTCTTTCCGCCGGCGATCCTCTATCTCTCGCTCTTCAACCTGCTGCTGGGCAACGCGCTGGCGATCTACATCAACATGTTCGCCGTCTTCAAGCGCCGGCTCCATCCGCTGGTGCTCTTTGCGCTGCTGAATCCGCTCTACTGGATGCTGCACTCGATCGCCTCGTACAAGGCACTCGGCCAGCTCTTCACCCGCCCCTATTACTGGGAGAAGACCACGCATGGTCTCACCAGACACCCCGCCAGCAGCCACTGA
- a CDS encoding cellulose biosynthesis cyclic di-GMP-binding regulatory protein BcsB, with amino-acid sequence MTHTRWSLLGLSRLALLTATMSIVACGTGRKEPEPEGAKAPTPAATDSLAGTAAASAGGGVATASSETRPTVLPHDSAWTAAATTPFGLRLEAIGYPSGITLLGSLDEAALTIPVNPGLAPTSLTLTVIPTPGMPAATLILQQRDRILAQRALSDTTTSITFPLTGVTVVDGRASLSLALAVPGRDVCEAQRYYRTVLTGESRVAFAGVPTAPGGINGFFAPWVDTVTFYLAEQPSLDAAQAALDASAFVARRYRGMATRFVIKPLPADGTPITEPGPFSRALVWSAAGTTALVQENGTHGTMLALSARRDARQLFTLADGDALVAANGFRGTTVSLDHNTPIGGAGSLTFADLGFASRTLEGSSLLIGAYPFALADLGGGTMPTSFRLVARHSVLPPNGNGSVRIHLNGSLIQSRALDRAALDVTVPLPTYLLRRDNVLEVRFQVTLGDGACVLGGSVFTATIDEASAFVTERGAPLAPGFARFPSSFVPAFSVLLEPRDRFRVELAAATIGAMQQTTHTPLAPALARDAKEAVGPLLAVGTSNLADVLVAPIHSGGFRLRDKDGRLWDEFTPDAPYAAMQGWSAGGRDILLLHHTGDNGMPLQQLLEETLASYGWFGTRGDVVVRGVNGPARPLTLANAGWRIERLPDTTSSWLARYRTVILVVSVLVVLGLLWWLYPRVVRRELDPAG; translated from the coding sequence GTGACGCACACACGATGGAGTTTGCTCGGCCTGTCCCGCCTGGCGCTGCTGACGGCGACGATGTCGATCGTCGCTTGCGGCACGGGCCGCAAGGAACCCGAGCCCGAAGGCGCGAAGGCGCCGACACCGGCCGCCACCGATTCCCTCGCGGGCACGGCGGCCGCGAGCGCCGGCGGCGGAGTCGCCACGGCCTCCAGCGAGACGCGCCCGACGGTGCTGCCACATGACAGTGCCTGGACGGCAGCGGCCACCACGCCCTTCGGATTGCGACTCGAGGCCATCGGCTACCCCAGTGGCATCACGCTCCTTGGCTCGCTCGACGAAGCCGCGCTCACCATCCCCGTCAATCCCGGACTCGCGCCGACGTCACTCACGCTCACGGTGATTCCGACGCCGGGGATGCCCGCCGCGACCCTGATCCTGCAGCAACGCGATCGCATTCTGGCCCAGCGCGCGCTTTCCGACACGACGACCTCGATCACCTTCCCGCTGACCGGCGTCACCGTGGTCGACGGCCGGGCGAGCCTCTCGCTCGCGCTGGCCGTGCCCGGGCGTGATGTCTGCGAAGCCCAGCGCTACTACCGCACCGTGTTGACGGGCGAGAGCCGCGTGGCCTTCGCCGGTGTCCCGACGGCGCCGGGCGGCATCAACGGCTTCTTCGCCCCGTGGGTCGATACCGTCACCTTCTACCTCGCCGAACAGCCCTCGCTCGACGCGGCCCAGGCCGCGCTCGATGCATCGGCCTTCGTCGCGCGACGCTATCGCGGCATGGCCACCCGCTTCGTGATCAAGCCGCTGCCGGCCGACGGCACGCCGATCACCGAACCGGGCCCGTTCTCGCGCGCCCTGGTCTGGTCGGCGGCGGGCACCACGGCGTTGGTGCAGGAGAACGGCACCCACGGCACCATGCTCGCACTCTCCGCACGCCGCGACGCCCGGCAGTTGTTCACCCTTGCCGACGGCGATGCGCTGGTGGCGGCCAACGGCTTCCGCGGGACGACCGTCTCGCTGGACCACAACACGCCCATTGGTGGGGCCGGCAGCCTGACCTTCGCCGACCTGGGCTTCGCGAGCCGCACCCTCGAGGGCAGCTCGCTGCTCATCGGCGCCTATCCGTTCGCCCTCGCGGACCTCGGCGGCGGCACGATGCCGACGTCGTTCCGCCTTGTCGCTCGCCACTCGGTGCTCCCGCCGAACGGCAACGGCTCGGTGCGCATTCACCTGAACGGGAGCCTGATCCAGTCCCGCGCCCTCGACCGCGCGGCGCTTGATGTCACGGTGCCGTTGCCGACCTATCTGCTGCGTCGTGACAACGTGCTCGAAGTGCGCTTCCAGGTCACCCTTGGCGACGGCGCCTGCGTCCTCGGCGGGTCGGTCTTCACGGCCACCATCGACGAGGCGTCTGCGTTCGTCACCGAACGCGGCGCACCACTCGCGCCGGGCTTCGCTCGCTTCCCGTCGTCGTTCGTCCCGGCGTTCTCGGTCCTGCTCGAGCCGCGCGACCGCTTCCGCGTCGAGTTGGCCGCGGCCACGATCGGCGCGATGCAGCAGACCACGCACACGCCGTTGGCCCCGGCACTCGCACGCGACGCCAAGGAAGCGGTGGGGCCGCTGCTCGCGGTCGGCACCAGCAACCTCGCGGATGTGCTGGTGGCCCCGATTCACTCCGGGGGTTTCCGACTCCGCGACAAGGATGGCCGGCTGTGGGATGAGTTCACGCCGGATGCGCCCTATGCGGCGATGCAGGGCTGGTCGGCGGGAGGCCGGGACATTCTCCTCCTCCACCACACCGGCGACAACGGCATGCCGTTGCAGCAACTGCTGGAGGAGACACTCGCCTCGTACGGCTGGTTCGGGACGCGCGGGGACGTCGTCGTCCGCGGTGTGAACGGGCCGGCGCGGCCGCTGACGCTGGCGAACGCCGGCTGGCGGATCGAACGGCTCCCCGACACCACGTCGAGTTGGCTTGCGCGGTACCGCACCGTGATCCTGGTGGTCTCCGTTCTCGTCGTCCTCGGCCTGCTTTGGTGGCTCTACCCGCGTGTGGTGAGGCGTGAGCTCGACCCGGCTGGGTGA
- a CDS encoding ATP-binding cassette domain-containing protein, protein MALLALQDITLAFGAAPLLDQANLVIERGERVCLLGRNGAGKSTVMKLLDGTIRPDRGELVRQTGVSVTRLEQEVPGDVAGTMFDIVADGLGDAGRLLAKYQHASHRVATDHSDAALNELDRLHHALDAANAWEVKSRVETVLEHLGLDPEAPFAAASGGRKRQALLARALVRDPDVLLLDEPTNHLDVEAVEWLEEILIARNITLVFVTHDRTFLRRVATRIVDLDRGQLIDWGTDYDTYLERKEAALASQEKEWSEFDKKLAREEVWIRTGIQARRTRNEGRVRALEALRLERSARREKVGTVRLQAQEAERSGRLVIEAKGVTFGYGERTIVRDLTTTIARGDRIGLIGPNGSGKTTLIRLLLGQLEPQEGTVRLGTNLEVAYFDQLREQLDPEQTVVNSIGDGTEFIEINGARKHVLGYLQDFLFSPERARTPVRVLSGGERNRLLLARLFTRRFNVLILDEPTNDLDIETLDLLEDLLSNLKATLLVVSHDRAFLDNVVTSTLVMEGGGKVGEYVGGYSDWARQRQAVIAAASASRTVKATAAAPASKAAKAGKVRRLSFKEQQELAALPEQIDARETEKLQLFATLADPSVLRDGAAVATARARLAAVEHALTQLTTRWEALETIAAESAAAGH, encoded by the coding sequence ATGGCATTGCTGGCCCTGCAGGACATCACCCTCGCGTTTGGCGCGGCCCCTCTGCTCGATCAGGCCAACCTGGTCATCGAGCGCGGCGAGCGCGTCTGCCTCCTCGGCCGCAACGGCGCCGGGAAGAGCACCGTGATGAAGCTGCTCGACGGCACCATCCGTCCCGACCGCGGCGAACTGGTCCGGCAGACCGGCGTGTCGGTGACCCGGCTCGAGCAGGAAGTCCCCGGCGACGTCGCCGGGACGATGTTCGACATCGTCGCCGATGGCCTCGGTGATGCCGGCCGCCTCCTCGCCAAGTATCAGCACGCCTCGCACCGCGTCGCGACCGACCACAGCGACGCCGCGCTCAACGAGCTCGACCGCCTGCACCACGCCCTCGATGCCGCCAACGCCTGGGAAGTGAAGAGCCGCGTCGAGACGGTGCTCGAGCACCTCGGCCTCGACCCCGAGGCGCCGTTCGCCGCGGCCTCCGGCGGTCGGAAGCGGCAGGCGCTGCTGGCGCGCGCACTGGTCCGCGATCCCGACGTGCTGCTCCTCGACGAACCGACCAACCACCTCGACGTCGAGGCGGTGGAGTGGCTCGAGGAGATCCTGATCGCGCGGAACATCACGCTGGTCTTCGTCACCCACGACCGGACCTTCCTGCGCCGCGTGGCGACACGGATCGTCGACCTCGATCGCGGGCAGTTGATTGATTGGGGCACTGACTACGACACCTACCTCGAACGGAAAGAGGCGGCGCTCGCGAGTCAGGAGAAGGAATGGAGCGAGTTCGACAAGAAGCTCGCCCGCGAGGAAGTGTGGATCCGCACCGGCATCCAGGCGCGGCGGACGCGCAACGAGGGGCGCGTGCGGGCACTCGAAGCGCTGCGCCTGGAGCGCAGCGCTCGCCGGGAGAAGGTCGGCACCGTGCGGCTGCAGGCGCAGGAGGCCGAGCGTTCGGGGCGGCTGGTGATCGAGGCGAAGGGCGTCACCTTCGGCTACGGCGAGCGCACCATCGTGCGCGATCTGACGACCACCATCGCGCGCGGCGATCGGATCGGCCTGATCGGCCCCAACGGTTCGGGCAAGACGACACTCATCCGCCTCCTGCTTGGACAGCTCGAGCCGCAGGAAGGGACGGTCCGCCTCGGCACCAATCTCGAAGTGGCCTACTTCGACCAGCTGCGCGAACAGCTCGACCCCGAGCAGACCGTGGTCAACAGCATCGGCGACGGTACCGAGTTCATCGAGATCAACGGCGCGCGCAAGCACGTGCTCGGCTATCTGCAGGACTTCCTTTTTTCGCCGGAGCGCGCCCGCACGCCGGTGCGCGTGCTCTCCGGTGGTGAGCGCAATCGCCTGCTGCTGGCGCGCCTCTTCACCCGGCGCTTCAACGTGCTGATTCTCGACGAACCGACCAACGACCTCGACATCGAGACGCTGGACCTGCTCGAGGATCTCCTGTCCAACCTGAAGGCGACGCTGCTGGTGGTGAGCCACGATCGTGCCTTCCTCGACAACGTGGTGACCTCCACGCTGGTGATGGAAGGCGGTGGCAAGGTCGGCGAGTATGTCGGCGGCTACAGCGACTGGGCTCGGCAGCGCCAGGCCGTGATTGCGGCGGCCAGCGCAAGCCGGACCGTGAAGGCGACTGCGGCGGCACCAGCGTCGAAGGCCGCCAAGGCGGGCAAGGTGCGTCGGCTCTCCTTCAAGGAGCAGCAGGAGCTTGCCGCACTCCCGGAGCAGATCGACGCCCGCGAGACGGAGAAGTTGCAGCTCTTTGCGACCCTGGCCGACCCGAGCGTGCTCCGCGACGGTGCGGCCGTCGCGACGGCGCGTGCCCGACTCGCCGCGGTCGAACACGCATTGACCCAACTGACCACGCGTTGGGAAGCGCTAGAGACGATTGCCGCGGAATCGGCGGCGGCCGGGCACTGA
- a CDS encoding phospholipid carrier-dependent glycosyltransferase, with protein sequence MQAGLVAFVAGVLAQVVAHQRHLVFAFWDAQAHLDIARRVVDSVTPGVQMLGTVWLPVPHLLLLPFTLVDAWWWNGLAGGLVGLAAFVVIAASIHDLLVRRTGDPRLAWVGTVMVVANPSLLYLQTTAMTEPLLLAFLTASVAALDRWADPDHPGGSLGLAGWCAALAVGTRYDGWFYVMLATPVVAWLAHRRGEGWFRAAWRFGWPSAAMVAIWLGYNAAYFGDPLAFQRGAWSAQSQQAALAAQGLLPTKGHLGVATNTYLGAVGLSSGMVLGALGLLGLLVLLRHPRRFAGALLLYAALPFNILALVGGQSALSLPWSDPPGLANLRYGLMLLPALAAGIVLAARSLMQRGPGWHRGTLLALGVVVLAQGGLWTLAGTRQIGALREGLAIRDGDPRQQAASDWLAAQYDRGRVLVDPAVNISPRSRIALRDRIYSWTWQLGPAALAAPDQEVDWVIVDRRARPNVVADAITNRPAFAERFDRRFEQDGLEIWRRR encoded by the coding sequence ATGCAGGCCGGCCTCGTTGCCTTCGTGGCCGGCGTCCTCGCGCAAGTCGTCGCCCATCAACGGCATCTCGTCTTCGCCTTCTGGGATGCGCAGGCACACCTCGACATCGCGCGTCGGGTGGTCGACTCGGTCACCCCGGGCGTGCAGATGCTGGGGACGGTGTGGTTGCCTGTACCGCATCTCCTGCTGTTGCCCTTCACGCTCGTCGACGCCTGGTGGTGGAATGGCCTCGCCGGGGGTCTGGTGGGCCTCGCAGCATTCGTGGTGATCGCCGCCTCGATCCACGACCTGCTGGTTCGTCGGACCGGCGATCCGCGCCTCGCGTGGGTTGGTACCGTGATGGTCGTCGCCAATCCGTCGTTGCTGTACCTGCAGACCACCGCGATGACGGAACCGCTACTCCTCGCCTTCCTCACCGCCTCGGTCGCGGCGCTGGATCGCTGGGCCGATCCTGACCACCCGGGGGGTTCGCTCGGGCTCGCGGGGTGGTGCGCGGCGCTTGCCGTCGGGACACGGTACGATGGCTGGTTCTACGTGATGCTGGCGACCCCGGTCGTCGCGTGGCTGGCCCATCGGCGAGGCGAGGGGTGGTTCCGGGCCGCGTGGCGCTTCGGCTGGCCAAGTGCGGCGATGGTGGCGATCTGGCTCGGCTACAACGCGGCCTACTTCGGCGACCCGCTGGCCTTCCAGCGCGGCGCCTGGTCCGCCCAGAGCCAACAGGCGGCGCTCGCGGCGCAGGGGTTGTTGCCCACCAAGGGCCACCTCGGCGTGGCGACGAACACCTACCTCGGCGCGGTCGGTCTCTCCTCCGGGATGGTGCTCGGCGCTCTCGGACTGCTCGGGTTGCTCGTCCTGCTCCGCCACCCACGCCGCTTTGCGGGCGCCCTGCTGCTCTACGCGGCGCTGCCGTTCAACATCCTGGCGCTGGTGGGCGGGCAGAGCGCGCTCTCCCTGCCGTGGTCCGATCCGCCGGGGTTGGCCAATCTCCGGTATGGCTTGATGCTCCTCCCTGCCCTCGCCGCCGGGATCGTCCTTGCCGCCCGCTCTCTGATGCAGCGCGGGCCGGGCTGGCATCGGGGCACGCTCCTCGCTCTTGGAGTGGTCGTCCTGGCCCAGGGTGGGCTCTGGACCCTTGCGGGGACGCGCCAGATTGGCGCCCTGCGCGAGGGCCTCGCGATCCGCGACGGTGATCCACGGCAGCAGGCCGCCTCGGATTGGCTCGCGGCGCAGTACGATCGGGGCCGCGTCCTCGTCGACCCGGCGGTGAACATCTCGCCACGCAGCCGGATCGCGCTGCGCGACCGGATCTACAGCTGGACGTGGCAACTGGGGCCAGCCGCCTTGGCGGCACCCGATCAGGAGGTCGACTGGGTCATCGTCGACCGCCGTGCCCGACCGAACGTGGTGGCGGATGCCATCACCAACCGCCCGGCCTTTGCGGAGCGATTTGATCGCCGGTTCGAGCAGGATGGACTGGAAATCTGGCGGCGCCGATAG